Part of the Betta splendens chromosome 17, fBetSpl5.4, whole genome shotgun sequence genome, TGATTGAACGGGATCACACACGTGCCGCGCGTAAAAAGACGAGGAagaaggagcgagcgagcgagagagagagagagagagagagagagagggcgcgAGCGCTCCTTCGGCACAAAGTTTTCCACCTCGCCTCCGTCTCCACTCACCGTGAAGCTCTCGGCTGCAGCGTCGTCCTGTGCCGCCGCTGTGACGCACGGCTCCGGCGATGCCGCGCTCTCGCCCGTCCCGTTGATCCGCGCGTCGCACGCGCTTCCCCGGCTGCAGCATGAGCGCTCGATGCGGCAGCTACTACAGCGCCGACGGCGCGTTCGTGGACGCGTTCTTCTGCCCCAAAGCGGGAAACTCGGCGGCCGCCGTCTACTGCTGCGGATTCAATGACGTGAAATACTGCTGCGACGACCCCAACAGCTTTTTCCCGTATGACTACCGGTACATGTGGTGGCTGAGGTAAGAGCGGCGCTTTGCTTGTGTCACCAGTGGAGGTGcgttcatgtacagtagatgctgtgGAACTCCTGCGCGCGTGGACCCCACAACTCAACACGAGGACTCGTAGATAACGACTGTTTGTGTTATTCAGATATTAGGCGGACTGCACGTGCTCAACCATTTATTGTGTTATAAGACAACTTTGTCCAGCCCACTCTCTTCCCCGTGTTCCGTCTACACGTGTTCTGCCCACACAACCTGTGACAGAATTTATactcttttcctctcctcttcctcctcctcctcctcctcctcccagcatcGGCGCTCTGGTGGGTCTGTCCATCGCAGCAGTGGTCCTCCTCGCCTTCCTCGTCACGGTGTGCGTCCTCTGCTACCTCTTCATCGCCACCAAACCCAGTCGCCTTGACAACGGCCTGCCCCTCAGAGCACCAGGTCAGTGTACAGTGAGTGCGGGCGCCGTTACTGTAATAACACGACGCGATTGGGGGTTAGTTCAGCACCGATTTACCCCCCAACAGTTTGCTCAGAATAGGAGGTGGTTCTGATCTTTTTTGTAACCGGCTATTCACTCTTCAGCAGGAGGCTCCGGTGACGCGTGCAGCCAGGCGacggctgccgccgccgccgccgccaccggtCCGCAGGGGTTCAGAAAACACTTTGTGAGCAGGAAGCTGGACTGCGATAACCAGCGGTCGGACCCCGAGCCCCTGTTCCAGAGGTGCTTCACAGCCACGGTCACCGGTGTGCAGGTGGAGAGCCCTTTATAGCCCAGCAGCCCGGAGATCAACACAGCCACTGTATCAGGAAGATCACTGTGAGGCTGACGTGACGCGGACTGGACTCATGAAGTTGCCTTGATGTTTTGTTACATGCACAAATTCTTTGCCTCCTCTGGCATAAAGACACAATCTGCAATTGTTACAGCAACAATAACTCAATCACTTGactaaaaaaatgaata contains:
- the LOC114844864 gene encoding protein shisa-like-2B isoform X2, which codes for MSARCGSYYSADGAFVDAFFCPKAGNSAAAVYCCGFNDVKYCCDDPNSFFPYDYRYMWWLSIGALVGLSIAAVVLLAFLVTVCVLCYLFIATKPSRLDNGLPLRAPGGSGDACSQATAAAAAAATGPQGFRKHFVSRKLDCDNQRSDPEPLFQRCFTATVTGVQVESPL
- the LOC114844864 gene encoding protein shisa-like-2B isoform X1 codes for the protein MSARCGSYYSADGAFVDAFFCPKAGNSAAAVYCCGFNDVKYCCDDPNSFFPYDYRYMWWLSIGALVGLSIAAVVLLAFLVTVCVLCYLFIATKPSRLDNGLPLRAPAGGSGDACSQATAAAAAAATGPQGFRKHFVSRKLDCDNQRSDPEPLFQRCFTATVTGVQVESPL